In one window of Drosophila innubila isolate TH190305 chromosome 2L unlocalized genomic scaffold, UK_Dinn_1.0 4_B_2L, whole genome shotgun sequence DNA:
- the LOC117779962 gene encoding non-canonical poly(A) RNA polymerase protein Trf4-1-like, translating into MSHYSGCPWRKPDYNYGDGVIGLHEEIDHFYKYILPTPCEHVVRNELVKRIENLVHDLWPQSVVEIFGSFRTGLILPSSDIDIVVLGLWEKLPLRTLESELIARGFANSSTMFVVDMAQVPIVKFTDCETKIKVDISFNMQNGVQSAELIKFLKSEYPELGKLVMILKQFLQQRGLNEVFTGGISSYSLIIMCVSFMKLHSRNFNGKTNIGVLILEFFELYGLQFNYSQIEISIANGCAHTKRGNWLSPLCIPDPLQPGNDLGRGSFSIVAIKQAFRYAYRVLSQAVNPVSDTFSNNNSILGRIIHISDEVIEYRAWLHQTFNHLVIVENVLEIQKTHNDI; encoded by the exons ATGTCCCATTATAGTGGTTGTCCCTGGCGAAAGCCGGATTACAACTATGGTGATGGCGTAATTGGATTGCACGAGGAGATTGATCATTtctataagtatatattgCCCACTCCATGTGAGCACGTCGTGCGCAACGAACTTGTGAAACGCATTGAGAACTTGGTTCATGATCTGTGGCCACAATCTGTTGTTGAGATATTTGGATCGTTTCGGACGGGATTGATATTGCCGAGCTCAGACATTGATATTGTCGTTCTAG GCCTTTGGGAAAAGCTGCCACTGCGCACTTTGGAATCCGAGCTTATTGCACGTGGTTTTGCCAATAGTAGCACAATGTTTGTAGTTGATATGGCTCAAGTGCCGATTGTTAAGTTTACGGATTgtgaaaccaaaataaaagtggACATATCCTTTAATATGCAAAACGGCGTACAGTCCGCAGAGCTGATCAAATTCCTAAAGAGCGAATATCCGGAACTTGGCAAACTGGTAATGATACTTAAACAATTTCTCCAGCAACGCGGCCTAAACGAGGTCTTCACTGGCGGCATCTCGTCGTACTCATTGATCATCATGTGCGTCAGCTTTATGAAACTCCATTCGCGCAATTTCAATGGGAAAACAAATATTGGCGTGCTGATTCTCGAATTCTTTGAACTGTACGGACTACAGTTTAATTATTCGCAAATTGAAATATCTATTGCCAATGGCTGCGCCCATACTAAACGTGGCAACTGGCTTTCACCGCTGTGTATACCCGATCCTCTGCAACCCGGCAACGACTTGGGACGTGGCAGCTTTAGTATTGTTGCCATTAAACAGGCATTCCGATATGCCTATCGTGTCCTCAGCCAGGCAGTCAATCCAGTAtctgacactttttcaaataacAACTCCATACTAG GTCGTATTATTCACATAAGCGATGAAGTTATCGAGTATCGTGCATGGTTGCACCAGACTTTCAATCACCTCGTTATTGTGGAAAACGTGCTGGAAATTCAAAAAACTcacaatgatatatag
- the LOC117781437 gene encoding uncharacterized protein LOC117781437 — protein sequence MLISIFTIRDHIFYTFICFFGSLLLLTLIHLVDTLKYKWPYNWLAIGSCYELMTFGLGTFVMNTNLNAIMTAVSMALLIFGFVLVICFFIIGGFNYPNPYKMASLAALGLILVICVIAAGTLYRWEHWMELALVLFIASVLILMISYVLISFKNLDILIKADTLLLGFVLYMNYVLILVACFICIQRFDYNSDMKPGQKASPCV from the coding sequence ATGTTAATATCCATATTCACAATAAGGGATCACATATTCTACACTTTTATCTGTTTCTTTGGTTCACTTCTGCTGTTGACTCTCATCCATTTGGTTGATACGCTAAAGTACAAATGGCCCTACAACTGGTTGGCCATTGGGAGCTGCTATGAACTGATGACTTTTGGCTTGGGCACATTTGTGATGAACACAAATCTGAATGCTATTATGACGGCTGTATCGATGGCACTGTTGATCTTTGGTTTTGTGCTCGTAATCTGTTTCTTCATCATTGGCGGATTCAATTATCCCAATCCTTATAAGATGGCATCCCTGGCAGCACTGGGCTTGATTCTGGTCATTTGTGTGATAGCTGCTGGTACTTTGTATCGTTGGGAGCATTGGATGGAGCTGGCTCTAGTTCTATTTATAGCAAGTGTCCTTATTCTGATGATATCCTATGTGCTGATCTCATTTAAGAATCTGGATATACTAATTAAAGCTGATACACTGCTGCTGGGATTTGTGCTTTATATGAACTATGTGCTCATTTTGGTGGCCTGTTTCATTTGTATCCAACGGTTCGACTACAATTCTGATATGAAACCCGGCCAAAAGGCCTCACCTTGTGTCTGA